Genomic window (Ureibacillus composti):
TTTCTCACGATGTTCAGTACCAACTTGTTCTTCAAGTGAATGTACAAAACCGGAGCCATCTGTATTATAGCCTTTTAGTTTTCCATCTGATTGACGAACCACCGTGTTTACTGCACCCATTTTTTTGGCTGTCTCATCTAGCTCATCTAAAAAAGGAATGATAGTTTCTTTATGTGGGATTGTGACATTCCATCCACTTGCGCCTAAAAGCTTTAATGATTTCACAGCTTGTTCTAATTGTTCTGGAATTACATGAAGCGGCAAATATGCCGCATCAATATTCAGTTCTTGAAACCAACTATTATGCATTTCTGGTGATTTGGAATGTACAATCGGATCACCAATAACAGCAAACCATTTCTTCATTTCCTTGATCCTCTTTCTCTCTACTATATATTATATCTCTCTTTGCTAAATCAATGATGGTCTAATAAACACTTCTACACCTTTTGGAGCGTGTGCAGCAACGACAACATTTGGATGTTGTACTGTAATCCATCCTAGCCCTGAAATAACAACATCAGTCTTACCTTCTTTAATGGAAAATTCATGTCGTACTAATTCAGGTAGTTGGTCGATATATTCTTTTGTTGGTGGAGCCAATAATTCGCCTTTATGTTCTGCATATAGGCTGTTTGCTCTTTCTAATTTCGTACGATGAATAGGTAGGTCATTCGCCGCATAAATTGTAAACGCAGATCGTTCACCTTTAATAAAATCAAATCGAGCAAGAGCTCCAATAAATAACGTTTGTCCTTCGTTCTGTTGGTACACTTTCGGTTTTATTTCTTTTTTCGGCGTAATAAATTTCAGTTCACTAGAATCAATATGGTGGGCCATTTGGTGATGATTAATAATTCCTGGCGTATCATACAGCGCAGCACCATCATCAAGAGGAATTTCAATCATATCTAATGTTGTACCAGGGAAATGTGAAGTAGTAATAACATTTCCTTCACCTGTTGCCTGTTTAATGATTCGATTAATAAAAGTTGATTTACCTACATTTGTACAACCCACTACGAAAACATCTTTACCTTGTCTATGCGTATCAATTGCATCAATTACTTCACTCATCCCCAAACCTTTATGTGCACTAACAAGTAATACATCAATCGGTTGTAGTCCAAGCGATTTCGCTTCTCTTTTTAACCAATTAACCACTTTTGTAGGCTTAACTGATTTCGGTAATAAATCTGCTTTATTTGCAACAAGAAGCACTGGATTTTTTCCTACGAAACGATGCAGTCCAGGTAGCCAACTACCATTAAAGTCAAAAATGTCTACAATTTTTACAATAAGACCTTCTTGTTCTCCAAGGCCATTTAATATACGTAAAAAATCATCATCCGTTAAACTTACTGGTTGAATTTCATTATAGTTTTTTAACCGAAAGCAACGTTGGCAAATGATTGTTTCCTTTTCTAAAGCTGAAGGTGGTGCATATCCTAATTCTTTCGGATTTTCTGTTTGGATTTCTGCTCCACAACCGATACATGATGGTGTTTCAATCATTACTGTTCCTCCCAAGTTTTAATACCTTTTCGTTTTAAATAATTAAATACTCGTCGCTCTACTAGACGATTAAACTTCGTTACTAAACCGTCTGAATCTGCTACCGGACGCACTAAAAATGTATATAGGTTTTGACGATTTGCACCTAGCACATCTGTTAGCATTTGATCGCCTACCATTGCAGCTTCATTTTTTCGTAATCTTAATTTAACTAATGCAGATAAATATGCAGAACCTAGAGGCTTTCTTGCATTATGAATAAATGGGATTCCAAGAGGGTCCGCAAAACGCTTTACCCGTTCTTCATTGTTGTTCGAAGCAATAATAATTTTAATACCTGCATCTTGCAGCATTTTCATCCATTCTGCAATTTCTTCTGTAGCATCCGGGCGATTCCATTCAATTAATGTATTATCTAAATCCGTAATAATACCTTTAATCCCGAGATCTTTTAATTTCTCAGGCGTAATTTCATATACAGTGTTAACAAATTCATCTGGTAATAAAAATTTAGCCAAAATTCATAAGTTCCCTTCTTTTTTCAAAATGAAAAAGCCCCTTGGCGTATTTGCGACTGTCGCAGTCAAAATATATGTGCTCAGATTTTTCCCTCGCTTCGAAGGAAACTTCCTTTGAAAATCGCATGTCCGCCTGTGGCTTTATCTTCATATTTTGGGGGAACACCCCGCAATCAATGAAGATAAACAATGCTAAAATTATACCATAATTGCTATTGTTTCTCCCATTTTCACAGTATGCCCTTTTTGAACATTATTTGTAAATTCGATTGTATTTTTCTCAAATAATAATACAACGGTAGAACCAAATGAAAAATAGCCTACTTCTTCTCCTTTTTTCCACGTTGTTGATCTATTTGTTAACTCAATTGAATTAACAAACATCGCACCAACTTTCACTAGAGTAAAAAATTTTTCATCATCATACTGTAATTCACTAATTAGTCTATAATTATGACTTATTGGCTTTTTCCCATATTTTAAACCTAATTGATTTACTGGATAAGATTTCCTTCCAAGTACAAATTGGCGGATGACAGTTGCATCTAATGGACTGTGAACACGATGGTAATTCGCAGGGCTTAAGTAAAAGACAACGAACTTCCCGTTTATATATTTTTCAGCACATTCAGCATTCCCAAGTAAGTCATGTAATGAATAATATTTATTTTTCACAGTAAAAACTGCATCACACTTAATATCACCAAAG
Coding sequences:
- the yqeH gene encoding ribosome biogenesis GTPase YqeH, with the translated sequence MIETPSCIGCGAEIQTENPKELGYAPPSALEKETIICQRCFRLKNYNEIQPVSLTDDDFLRILNGLGEQEGLIVKIVDIFDFNGSWLPGLHRFVGKNPVLLVANKADLLPKSVKPTKVVNWLKREAKSLGLQPIDVLLVSAHKGLGMSEVIDAIDTHRQGKDVFVVGCTNVGKSTFINRIIKQATGEGNVITTSHFPGTTLDMIEIPLDDGAALYDTPGIINHHQMAHHIDSSELKFITPKKEIKPKVYQQNEGQTLFIGALARFDFIKGERSAFTIYAANDLPIHRTKLERANSLYAEHKGELLAPPTKEYIDQLPELVRHEFSIKEGKTDVVISGLGWITVQHPNVVVAAHAPKGVEVFIRPSLI
- a CDS encoding YqeG family HAD IIIA-type phosphatase, whose protein sequence is MLAKFLLPDEFVNTVYEITPEKLKDLGIKGIITDLDNTLIEWNRPDATEEIAEWMKMLQDAGIKIIIASNNNEERVKRFADPLGIPFIHNARKPLGSAYLSALVKLRLRKNEAAMVGDQMLTDVLGANRQNLYTFLVRPVADSDGLVTKFNRLVERRVFNYLKRKGIKTWEEQ
- a CDS encoding phosphatidylserine decarboxylase; its protein translation is MKEKIYQRLIELSNGKISSIILKRITSSSLSKNLIHNFTKVYDIDMNEVSKDVNYFSSLQDFFVRTLKEGVRPINHDEDCFISPVDAKIESFGDIKCDAVFTVKNKYYSLHDLLGNAECAEKYINGKFVVFYLSPANYHRVHSPLDATVIRQFVLGRKSYPVNQLGLKYGKKPISHNYRLISELQYDDEKFFTLVKVGAMFVNSIELTNRSTTWKKGEEVGYFSFGSTVVLLFEKNTIEFTNNVQKGHTVKMGETIAIMV